A stretch of the Meles meles chromosome 19, mMelMel3.1 paternal haplotype, whole genome shotgun sequence genome encodes the following:
- the MMP15 gene encoding matrix metalloproteinase-15 — protein MGSDRSAPGRPGWAVSVLGGREAAARPRLLPLLLVLLGFLGRGAAAEDAEVNAENWLRLYGYLPQPSRHMSTMRSAQMLASALAEMQRFYGIPVTGVLDEETKAWMKRPRCGVPDQFGVRVKANLRRRRKRYALTGRKWNNHHLTFSIQNYTEKLGWYHSLEAVRRAFRVWEQATPLVFQEVPYEDIRLRRQKEADIMVLFASGFHGDSSPFDGTGGFLAHAYFPGPGLGGDTHFDADEPWTFSSTDLHGNSLFLVAVHELGHALGLEHSSNPSAIMAPFYQWMDTDSFQLPEDDLRGIQQLYGTPDGQPQPTRPLPTVTPRRPGRPEHRPPRPPQPPPPGGKPERPPKPGPPAQPRATERPDQYGPNICDGDFDTVAMLRGEMFVFKGRWFWRVRHNRVLDNYPMPIGHFWRGLPSDISAAYERQDGRFVFFKGDRYWLFREANLEPGYPQPLTSYGLGIPYDRIDTAIWWEPTGHTFFFQEDRYWRFNEETQRGDPGYPKPISVWQGIPTSPKGAFLSNDAAYTYFYKGTKYWKFDNERLRMEPGYPKSILRDFMGCQEHVEPGPRWPDVARPPFNPDGGAEPGAGGDGEEGEEEGVEAGGAGDFGDGTDADGGSRVVVQMEEVTRTVNMVLVLVPPMLLLLCVLGLTYALVQMQRKGAPRVLLYCKRSLQEWV, from the exons ATGGGCAGCGACCGGAGCGCGCCCGGACGGCCGGGCTGGGCGGTCAGTGTCCTCGGCGGCCGGGAGGCGGCGGCGCGGCCGCGACTGCTGCCGCTGCTCCTGGTGCTTCTGGGCTTCCTGGGCCGCGGCGCGGCGGCGGAGGACGCAGAAGTCAACGCCGAG AACTGGCTGAGGCTCTACGGCTACCTGCCCCAGCCGAGCCGTCACATGTCCACCATGCGCTCCGCCCAGATGCTGGCCTCGGCCCTGGCTGAGATGCAGCGCTTCTATGGGATTCCCGTCACGGGTGTGCTCGACGAAGAAACCAAGGC GTGGATGAAGAGACCCCGCTGTGGGGTGCCAGACCAGTTTGGGGTGCGCGTGAAAGCCAACCTGCGACGGCGGCGGAAGCGCTATGCCCTCACGGGGAGGAAGTGGAACAACCACCACCTGACCTTCAG CATCCAGAACTACACAGAGAAGCTGGGATGGTACCACTCACTGGAGGCAGTGCGGAGGGCCTTCCGAGTGTGGGAGCAGGCCACGCCTCTGGTCTTCCAGGAGGTGCCCTACGAGGACATCCGGCTGCGGCGGCAGAAGGAGGCTGACATCATGGTACTCTTTGCCTCCGGTTTCCACGGCGACAGCTCACCATTTGACGGCACAGGGGGCTTTCTGGCCCACGCCTATTTCCCTGGCCCTGGTCTGGGCGGAGATACCCATTTCGATGCAGATGAGCCTTGGACCTTCTCTAGCACTGACCTGCATG GGAACAGCCTCTTCCTGGTGGCCGTGCATGAGCTGGGCCATGCCCTAGGGCTGGAGCACTCTAGCAATCCCAGTGCCATCATGGCGCCCTTCTACCAGTGGATGGACACCGACAGCTTCCAGCTGCCCGAGGACGACCTCCGGGGCATCCAGCAGCTCTACG GCACCCCAGATGGCCAGCCACAGCCCACCCGGCCTCTGCCCACCGTGACTCCCCGGCGACCAGGCCGGCCAGAGCATCGGCCCCCCAGACCCCCCCAGCCACCACCCCCAGGTGGGAAGCCGGAGCGGCCCCCAAAGCCAggccccccagcccagccccgagCCACGGAACGGCCTGACCAGTATGGCCCCAACATCTGCGACGGGGACTTTGACACAGTAGCCATGCTGCGTGGGGAGATGTTCGTGTTCAAG gGCCGCTGGTTCTGGCGGGTTCGGCACAACCGTGTCTTGGACAACTATCCCATGCCCATTGGGCACTTCTGGCGTGGCCTGCCCAGTGACATCAGTGCTGCCTACGAGCGCCAAGATGGACGTTTTGTCTTCTTTAAAG GTGACCGCTACTGGCTCTTCCGAGAAGCAAACCTGGAGCCCGGCTACCCTCAGCCACTGACCAGCTATGGCCTGGGCATCCCCTATGACCGCATCGACACGGCCATCTGGTGGGAACCCACAGGTCACACGTTCTTCTTCCAGGAGGACAG GTACTGGCGCTTCAATGAGGAGACGCAGCGTGGAGACCCTGgctaccccaagcccatcagtgTCTGGCAAGGGATCCCTACTTCCCCCAAAGGGGCCTTCCTGAGCAACGACGCAG CCTACACATACTTCTACAAGGGCACCAAGTACTGGAAGTTTGACAACGAGCGCCTGCGGATGGAGCCAGGCTACCCCAAATCCATCCTGCGGGACTTCATGGGCTGCCAAGAGCACGTGGAGCCGGGACCCCGATGGCCGGACGTGGCCCGTCCGCCCTTCAACCCCGATGGCGGTGCAGAGCCCGGGGCGGGCGGGGATGGCGAGGAGGGCGAGGAGGAGGGGGTCGAGGCCGGTGGCGCAGGGGACTTCGGGGATGGGACCGACGCGGACGGGGGCAGCCGCGTGGTGGTACAGATGGAGGAGGTCACGCGGACGGTGAAcatggtgctggtgctggtgccgcccatgctgctgctgctgtgcgTCCTGGGGCTCACATACGCGCTGGTGCAGATGCAGCGCAAGGGTGCGCCGCGCGTTCTCCTCTACTGCAAGCGCTCCCTGCAGGAGTGGGTCTGA